The stretch of DNA GGGAATGGAGGCGGTTTATAGATGCATGAAAGGTGCATAAGCCCTGTCTGGCCCTGCGCAATGGTCGGGGCCGCATCCTGCATGGCGGGAATACGGGATCTCGGGGTCATCATTCACGGCTCTGCGGGCTGCTATAACTACGCGGAGATGGCAATACCGGATCTCCTGAACTGTACGTATCTCATAGAAGATGAGATCGTCTTTGGCACTGAGGCAAGGCTCAGGGAGACGACAGGTGCCTTATCACAGATTTATGACAGGATTGCTGTCATCAATACATGCGTCCCCTCGATCACGGGAGAAGATCTCGAACATTTCCTTGAAGACTACAATGCGATTGTCATAGATCTTCCCGGATTTTCAGGGGACTTTGACACCGGCTATCAAAAAGCTCTTGAAACTCTGGAAATAATCCCGGATTCAGAAAGGGAAGGTGTGAATATATCCGGAATATGCTCAACAGATCCGTTTTCAGGAGGGAACCTGGCGGAGGCTGTAAGGCTCTTTCACCTCGCAGGGATCAAATCTGCGGCAGTATACTGCCGTGACACCTTCGAATCGATCAGGTCGCCGGCAGAACACGATATATCGGTAAACCCCGATTATGATCCCCGGACAGTTACCTCTCCCGGATCCATTCTCGGCATAGAGGAACTGACAAAAGCATTTTGCGCACTCCAAAATTTCTTTCCGGAATCCAATGTCGATCCAGTTATTTCGGAGGCCGAAGAGGCCGAAGAGAGAATTGTTAAAGCATGCGACAAATACCTGAGAAAAAACGACCCCCCGCGGACTGCAGTCTTCTCGACGAGGTCGTACGCTGAATTCGCCGTAAAGTCGATGGTGAAATATCTCGACGCCGAGATCGTATTTACAGGGCTGCGAAACTCCGAAGAATTTTCGATCCCGGATATTCCTTCGGGAAAAGCGGTCGATATCAGGATGATTAAAGAAAAAATATCAGCCGAGGAGCCGGATCTCATTCTCGGTTCTTCTTTTGAAAATGCAGTTTCTCCCAAAACTCCCTTTGTCGGTATTACATTCCCGCAGAGAAGCAGAGTTGTGCTTCATAACAAACCCGTTGCAGGAACGGAAGGAGCGCTTGTCTTTATCGGCGATGTGCTCAATTCTTTGAGATGAAAAATACCGGACTGATCAATTCATTTTGTTGCCGCAGTTTGGACAGACCATCTCTTCTTCTTCGCCGGTAATTTTTTTGGGCATCATGCACCCGCAGTCAGGGCAGATATAATGCTCTTCCCCCCGCTTAAGGTTCGTCCAGTTCATCCTGTTTCCCTTTCTGAAACTGTTCTGCAGGATCATGTTTTCAAGAATCTCAGAACAATCAAGGCATTCAACCTGGCCTTCAAGGAGGAGATCCAAACCGTCCCGTATAGCCATATCTCTTATTTCGTACTGCCTGATACCGGACCTGTGCAGAACAAGCGTGGATCCCGGTCCGAATCTTCCTGCAACAACTGCAGAAACTCCCATATTCAGCACCTGGCCGGCAGCCATCGTTCCTGCACTTCCTGGAAAATCCGCTGAAGAATTTCTGACGCTTGAAGCAGATACAATCCTGCCCGATTCTATTTCTGCGATACAAAACGCAGAGCATCTCCCGAAATTTTCAGATATGTCATCATAGAGACTTCCGTCATTTTTACCAGCAATTGCAACCTTTTCCATAACCCTTCGCCCCCGCCGCAATTTTAAAAATATATAGTCAGTAGATAATAAGAAATTTGGTATCGGTACAATCAATTGTTATTCAGGCTCTTCCAGACATGAACAAATCTCTGGATTGCAGTGAAATGACCCAAGGTCCCGAATAATACCATCAGCCACCCGAATATACCGAGGCCTGCAAAATCCAGGGGATAAATGACCGCGATTACTCCGCCTGCGATCAGCAGGACAAGCCTGTCCGCCCTCCCGAGGATTCCCCCATAGAATCTTCCGGCACCCACCGCCTGGGCCTGTGTCCCAAGATATGAAGACATCAGTACGCCTGTCAGTGCAAAGACACCAATCGGCCATGGACACAGATCTCCTGCAAATATTCCGCAGATGATTACTATATCGGCATAACGGTCGAGGACATGATCGAGGAAATCCCCCCGCGGCGAGGCAGTGTTCAGTTCCCGGGCAATGGAACCGTCGATTGCATCAAAAAAGGCGTTGAGAAATACAAAAATTGTTCCGATGACTATATCGGATTTATAATAAAAATATCCGGCCGCTACAGCTGCAATAAATGCGATTATAGTGCAGCTGTCCGGCGTAAATCTCAGCCTGACCATTGCACGCGCCGTAGGTTTTACGATCCACGAAACACTATTTCTGTAGCTGTCAAGAGTCATATCATCGTTCCCAGGTATTCCGACCAGTCCGTATTGCCGAAATTCGCCCCCCGTCTGCCGTGTATGAAATCATCGATTTCTGTCGCAATCTCTTCAGGAGTCCTTTCAGTTGTATCTAATTCGAGTATTATATCTTCTTTATGGTTTTCAAGTGCTTCGATCAGGATCGTATCCAGGGCTTCGGCTTCGACGTTTTCATGAACCTTTTCGGGAGAATAGCCGCGAAGAACCAGCCTTTCCTTAAGAACATCCGGCCTGCACCTGAGAATCACCAGCCGGTCGCATTCGAGTAGGTGGGTGAGGTGGCCTTCGACTATCCCGTTGACAGGCCTGAACTCAGAGGCCCACAGGTCTTCATCTATGACCGCAGCATCCCTATCGGGATCGTCGCAGATGAAATAATTCCCGGTTGTATCGTTCTGGAGAACGACATCATGCCCCATCCTCTTAAGAACTGCCGATACCGAAGATTTTCCCGTGCCTGGAATCCCGGATATGCAGGTCATCATAAGGAATTCAGTTCCTTTAAGAAGATCTCGTTCTCCCAGGGCTCGCCGATGCTGACACGGATATAGTGGTCTCCCAGTCCGGGGAAACTCGCACACGACCTGACAATCACTCCCCTCCGTGCGAGCATCTCAACAACCTCGTCTCCTTTA from Methanolacinia petrolearia DSM 11571 encodes:
- a CDS encoding CDP-alcohol phosphatidyltransferase family protein, translated to MTLDSYRNSVSWIVKPTARAMVRLRFTPDSCTIIAFIAAVAAGYFYYKSDIVIGTIFVFLNAFFDAIDGSIARELNTASPRGDFLDHVLDRYADIVIICGIFAGDLCPWPIGVFALTGVLMSSYLGTQAQAVGAGRFYGGILGRADRLVLLIAGGVIAVIYPLDFAGLGIFGWLMVLFGTLGHFTAIQRFVHVWKSLNNN
- a CDS encoding nitrogenase component 1, which produces MHERCISPVWPCAMVGAASCMAGIRDLGVIIHGSAGCYNYAEMAIPDLLNCTYLIEDEIVFGTEARLRETTGALSQIYDRIAVINTCVPSITGEDLEHFLEDYNAIVIDLPGFSGDFDTGYQKALETLEIIPDSEREGVNISGICSTDPFSGGNLAEAVRLFHLAGIKSAAVYCRDTFESIRSPAEHDISVNPDYDPRTVTSPGSILGIEELTKAFCALQNFFPESNVDPVISEAEEAEERIVKACDKYLRKNDPPRTAVFSTRSYAEFAVKSMVKYLDAEIVFTGLRNSEEFSIPDIPSGKAVDIRMIKEKISAEEPDLILGSSFENAVSPKTPFVGITFPQRSRVVLHNKPVAGTEGALVFIGDVLNSLR
- a CDS encoding adenylate kinase family protein; this translates as MMTCISGIPGTGKSSVSAVLKRMGHDVVLQNDTTGNYFICDDPDRDAAVIDEDLWASEFRPVNGIVEGHLTHLLECDRLVILRCRPDVLKERLVLRGYSPEKVHENVEAEALDTILIEALENHKEDIILELDTTERTPEEIATEIDDFIHGRRGANFGNTDWSEYLGTMI
- a CDS encoding NifB/NifX family molybdenum-iron cluster-binding protein, whose translation is MEKVAIAGKNDGSLYDDISENFGRCSAFCIAEIESGRIVSASSVRNSSADFPGSAGTMAAGQVLNMGVSAVVAGRFGPGSTLVLHRSGIRQYEIRDMAIRDGLDLLLEGQVECLDCSEILENMILQNSFRKGNRMNWTNLKRGEEHYICPDCGCMMPKKITGEEEEMVCPNCGNKMN